One Vibrio gazogenes genomic region harbors:
- a CDS encoding pirin family protein, which produces MSNVRQIHQIIPAQPTSDGDGVKIRRVAGFNHKQFSPFLMLDELKSDERADYVGGFPPHPHRGIETLTYMMQGHFQHRDHMGNVGELRSGGAQWMAAGRGVIHSEMPMMEDGSLHGFQIWINQPAKNKMQPAQYHDFQPEVITEYTHDETGLLRVLAGQAEIAGQMLSGPLLQTGVPLLVADWRANLDQSLHLKIPQQHQAMIYVYRGEVQLDSRVVKAGEFALLTQGDSLMVQSNTPDNGMLILAGEPIHEPVVHYGPFVMNSYAEIEQAINDYNSGQFETY; this is translated from the coding sequence ATGTCCAATGTACGGCAAATTCACCAAATTATCCCGGCTCAGCCGACTTCTGATGGAGATGGTGTCAAGATTCGTCGGGTCGCCGGTTTCAACCATAAACAGTTTTCACCATTTTTGATGCTCGATGAACTTAAATCTGATGAACGGGCTGATTATGTCGGTGGTTTTCCACCCCATCCGCATCGTGGTATCGAAACACTGACTTATATGATGCAAGGCCATTTTCAACATCGGGATCATATGGGGAATGTCGGAGAGCTTCGTTCTGGTGGTGCACAATGGATGGCCGCGGGTCGTGGTGTGATTCATAGTGAAATGCCAATGATGGAAGATGGTTCCCTACATGGATTCCAGATTTGGATCAACCAGCCGGCGAAAAATAAGATGCAGCCAGCGCAATACCATGATTTTCAGCCTGAAGTTATCACCGAATATACGCATGATGAGACAGGGCTGTTGAGAGTGCTTGCAGGTCAAGCTGAAATTGCAGGTCAGATGTTAAGTGGTCCTTTACTGCAAACGGGTGTCCCGTTGCTAGTTGCAGACTGGCGGGCGAACTTAGACCAGTCGCTTCATCTTAAAATACCGCAACAGCATCAGGCCATGATCTACGTTTATCGGGGTGAAGTGCAACTGGACTCTCGTGTTGTCAAAGCCGGAGAGTTTGCTTTGCTGACTCAGGGAGATAGCTTAATGGTGCAGTCCAACACGCCTGATAACGGTATGTTGATTCTTGCCGGTGAACCAATTCATGAACCTGTGGTACACTATGGTCCGTTTGTGATGAACTCGTATGCTGAAATTGAGCAAGCAATTAACGATTACAATAGTGGTCAATTTGAGACTTATTAA
- a CDS encoding DUF2850 domain-containing protein, protein MKSLLAVLGLLLIGCSAVLIYMSYQDYTSPKKVYGVWLETQVMHDRREVITFNKRGVYRNSHLITTKFDFNGKQVQFKSGGQEHIYQISGTASSPQLKRIEPSQPVQVLIKKGYEHTLAKPDNAWHRVNNTRSSFAEGFTNGD, encoded by the coding sequence TTGAAATCATTATTGGCAGTGCTGGGACTATTGCTTATCGGCTGTAGCGCAGTATTGATTTATATGAGTTATCAAGATTATACCAGCCCGAAGAAAGTTTATGGTGTTTGGTTAGAAACGCAAGTTATGCATGATCGGCGAGAAGTGATTACATTTAATAAGCGTGGGGTTTATCGAAATAGTCATCTGATTACCACGAAATTTGATTTTAATGGGAAGCAGGTTCAGTTTAAAAGTGGTGGCCAGGAACATATCTATCAGATTAGTGGTACCGCGTCTTCTCCTCAGTTAAAACGTATCGAGCCGAGTCAACCGGTTCAGGTTTTGATTAAAAAAGGTTACGAACATACACTGGCAAAGCCCGACAATGCTTGGCATCGGGTCAATAATACCAGAAGCTCTTTCGCCGAAGGGTTCACCAACGGCGATTAG